One stretch of Burkholderia oklahomensis C6786 DNA includes these proteins:
- the asd gene encoding aspartate-semialdehyde dehydrogenase produces MNVGLVGWRGMVGSVLMQRMQEEGDFDLIEPVFFSTSNAGGKAPSFAKNETTLKDATSIDDLKKCDVIITCQGGDYTNDVFPKLRAAGWKGYWIDAASSLRMKDDAVIVLDPVNLDVIKDALVKGTKDFIGGNCTVSLMLMALGGLFRENLVDWMTAMTYQAASGAGAQNMRELLAQMGTLNGAVQAQLADPASAILDIDRRVLAAMNSDAMPTSQFGVPLAGSLIPWIDKDLGNGMSREEWKGGAETNKILGKPAMGEPGSIPVDGLCVRIGAMRCHSQALTIKLKKDVPLDEINGILASANDWVKVVPNEREASMRDLSPAVVTGTLSVPVGRLRKLAMGGEYLSAFTVGDQLLWGAAEPLRRMLRILLDK; encoded by the coding sequence ATGAACGTAGGTCTCGTAGGTTGGCGTGGCATGGTCGGCAGCGTGCTGATGCAGCGCATGCAGGAAGAAGGCGATTTCGATCTGATCGAGCCGGTGTTTTTCAGCACCAGCAACGCGGGCGGCAAGGCGCCGTCATTCGCGAAAAACGAGACCACGCTCAAGGATGCGACGAGCATCGACGACCTGAAGAAGTGCGACGTCATCATCACGTGCCAGGGCGGCGACTACACGAACGACGTGTTCCCGAAGCTGCGCGCGGCCGGCTGGAAAGGCTACTGGATCGACGCGGCGTCGTCGCTGCGGATGAAGGACGACGCGGTGATCGTCCTCGATCCCGTGAATCTCGACGTGATCAAGGACGCGCTCGTCAAGGGCACGAAGGATTTCATCGGCGGCAACTGCACGGTCAGCCTGATGCTGATGGCGCTGGGCGGCCTGTTCCGCGAGAACCTCGTCGACTGGATGACGGCGATGACGTACCAGGCCGCGTCGGGCGCGGGCGCGCAGAACATGCGCGAGCTGCTCGCGCAGATGGGCACGCTGAACGGCGCGGTTCAGGCGCAGCTCGCCGATCCGGCGTCGGCGATTCTCGACATCGACCGCCGCGTGCTGGCCGCGATGAACAGCGATGCGATGCCGACGAGCCAGTTCGGCGTGCCGCTCGCGGGCTCGCTGATTCCGTGGATCGACAAGGATCTCGGCAACGGCATGTCGCGCGAAGAATGGAAGGGCGGCGCGGAAACCAACAAGATCCTCGGCAAGCCGGCGATGGGCGAGCCGGGCTCGATTCCGGTCGATGGCCTGTGCGTGCGGATCGGCGCGATGCGCTGCCACTCGCAGGCGCTGACGATCAAGCTGAAGAAGGACGTGCCGCTCGACGAGATCAACGGCATCCTCGCGTCGGCGAACGACTGGGTGAAGGTCGTGCCGAACGAGCGCGAAGCGTCGATGCGCGATCTGTCGCCCGCCGTCGTGACGGGCACGCTGTCGGTGCCGGTCGGCCGCCTGCGCAAGCTCGCAATGGGTGGCGAATACCTGTCGGCATTTACCGTCGGCGACCAATTGTTGTGGGGGGCGGCCGAGCCGCTGCGCCGGATGCTGCGCATTCTGCTCGACAAGTAA
- a CDS encoding DUF1479 domain-containing protein, which yields MPFHIDDLPAAIRTTKAVLRAALPNRAQVFRELEGEIARQADAILADRAQGRDTIPVLRFADVAADRVDSASLAALRTRGACVIRGVFDVRQASDWNDEIAAYVESNRLDDKLAHRAEDRYFGTLASGKPQIYGVYWSKPQIAARQSPELTQARAFLNRLWRAQGEGRVHFDPARAPAYADRIRRRPPGSSSLGLSPHVDGGSVERWLGPNFRRVYRHVLGGDWRAYDPFDAAFRADVEEIPSPAVCSMFRTFQGWTALTPQGPGDGTLQLIPIANAMAYVVLRALQDDVPDDDLCGARPGRALSVLPAWHAPLLAALVPIPQMQPGDAVFWHGDVVHAVEDAHRGTGYSNVMYIASAPGCAKNDAYLKRQLSSFLRGESPPDFPADHFETDFVGRAQADDLTALGREQMGFGW from the coding sequence ATGCCGTTTCATATCGACGACCTGCCGGCGGCGATCCGCACGACGAAAGCAGTGCTGCGCGCCGCACTGCCGAACCGCGCGCAGGTGTTTCGCGAGCTCGAAGGCGAGATCGCGCGCCAAGCCGACGCGATCCTGGCCGATCGCGCGCAAGGCCGCGACACGATTCCCGTGCTGCGCTTCGCCGACGTCGCCGCGGATCGCGTCGATTCGGCGTCGCTCGCCGCGCTCAGGACGCGCGGCGCGTGCGTGATCCGCGGCGTGTTCGACGTGCGGCAGGCGAGCGACTGGAACGACGAGATCGCCGCGTACGTCGAGTCGAACCGGCTCGACGACAAGCTTGCCCATCGCGCGGAAGACCGTTATTTCGGCACGCTCGCGTCGGGCAAGCCGCAGATCTACGGCGTTTATTGGTCGAAGCCGCAGATCGCCGCGCGCCAGTCGCCCGAACTGACGCAGGCGCGCGCGTTCCTGAACCGGCTGTGGCGCGCGCAGGGCGAAGGGCGCGTGCATTTCGATCCGGCGCGCGCGCCGGCCTATGCGGACCGCATCCGCCGTCGGCCGCCGGGCTCGTCGTCGCTCGGCTTGTCGCCGCACGTCGACGGCGGCTCTGTCGAACGCTGGCTCGGGCCGAACTTCCGGCGCGTCTATCGGCACGTGCTTGGGGGCGACTGGCGCGCGTACGATCCGTTCGACGCGGCGTTCCGGGCGGACGTCGAGGAGATTCCGTCGCCCGCCGTCTGCTCGATGTTCCGCACGTTCCAGGGCTGGACCGCGCTGACGCCGCAAGGGCCGGGCGACGGGACGCTGCAGCTGATCCCGATCGCGAACGCGATGGCCTACGTCGTGCTGCGCGCGCTGCAGGACGACGTGCCTGACGACGACCTGTGCGGCGCGCGGCCGGGCCGTGCGCTGTCGGTGCTGCCGGCGTGGCACGCGCCGCTGCTCGCCGCGCTCGTGCCGATTCCGCAGATGCAGCCGGGCGATGCGGTGTTCTGGCACGGCGACGTCGTGCATGCGGTCGAGGACGCGCATCGCGGGACGGGCTACAGCAACGTGATGTACATCGCGTCGGCGCCGGGCTGCGCGAAGAACGACGCTTACCTGAAGCGGCAGTTGTCGAGCTTCCTGCGCGGCGAGAGTCCGCCGGATTTCCCGGCCGATCACTTCGAGACGGATTTCGTCGGGCGTGCGCAGGCGGACGATCTGACCGCGCTGGGGCGCGAGCAGATGGGATTCGGGTGGTGA
- the leuB gene encoding 3-isopropylmalate dehydrogenase produces MKIAVLPGDGIGPEIVNEAVKVLNALNEPFELEQAPVGGAGYEASGHPLPEATLKLAKEADAILFGAVGDWKYDSLERALRPEQAILGLRKHLELFANFRPAICYPQLVDASPLKPELVAGLDILIVRELNGDIYFGQPRGIRQAPDGPFAGAREGFDTMRYSEPEVRRIAHVAFQAAQKRGKKLTSVDKANVLETSQLWKEVMIDVAKEYPDVGLSHMYVDNAAMQLAKAPKSFDVVVTGNMFGDILSDEAAMLTGSIGMLPSASLDKHNKGLYEPSHGSAPDIAGKGVANPLATILSAAMLLRYSLNRAEQADRIESAVKKVLEAGYRTADIATPGCSKVGTAAMGDAVVAAL; encoded by the coding sequence ATGAAGATTGCAGTGCTGCCCGGCGACGGCATCGGTCCGGAGATCGTCAACGAAGCGGTGAAGGTGCTGAACGCGCTTAACGAGCCGTTCGAACTCGAACAGGCGCCTGTCGGCGGCGCCGGCTACGAGGCGAGCGGCCATCCGCTGCCGGAAGCGACGCTGAAGCTCGCGAAGGAAGCGGACGCGATCCTGTTCGGCGCGGTCGGCGACTGGAAGTACGACTCGCTCGAGCGCGCGCTGCGCCCCGAGCAGGCGATCCTCGGCCTGCGCAAGCATCTCGAATTGTTCGCGAACTTCCGCCCGGCGATCTGCTATCCGCAGCTCGTCGACGCGTCGCCGCTCAAGCCCGAGCTGGTCGCGGGCCTCGACATCCTGATCGTGCGCGAACTGAACGGCGACATCTACTTCGGCCAGCCGCGCGGCATCCGCCAGGCGCCGGACGGCCCGTTCGCCGGCGCGCGCGAAGGCTTCGACACGATGCGCTATTCGGAGCCGGAAGTGCGCCGCATCGCGCACGTCGCGTTCCAGGCCGCGCAGAAGCGCGGCAAGAAGCTGACGTCGGTCGACAAGGCGAACGTGCTCGAAACGTCGCAGCTCTGGAAGGAAGTGATGATCGACGTCGCGAAGGAATATCCGGACGTCGGGCTGTCGCACATGTACGTCGACAACGCGGCGATGCAGCTCGCGAAGGCGCCGAAGTCGTTCGACGTCGTCGTGACGGGCAACATGTTCGGCGACATCCTGTCGGACGAGGCCGCGATGCTGACGGGCTCGATCGGCATGCTGCCGTCGGCGTCGCTCGACAAGCACAACAAGGGCCTGTACGAGCCGTCGCACGGCTCCGCGCCGGACATCGCGGGCAAGGGCGTCGCGAATCCGCTCGCGACGATCCTGTCGGCCGCGATGCTGCTGCGCTATTCGCTGAACCGCGCCGAGCAGGCGGACCGGATCGAGAGCGCGGTCAAGAAGGTGCTCGAGGCGGGCTACCGGACGGCCGACATCGCGACGCCGGGCTGCAGCAAGGTCGGCACCGCGGCGATGGGCGACGCGGTCGTCGCGGCGCTGTAA
- a CDS encoding Lrp/AsnC family transcriptional regulator: MSAPSRRLDRIDIGILNQLQQNARITNAELARAVNLSPTPCFNRVRALEKLGLIKQQVTLLNPEPLGLRINVFIQVSLEKQVEDALRRFEEAIDKRPEVMECYLMSGDADYLLRVVVPSMKSLERFILDQLTTIPGVSNIRSSFALKQVRYRTALPLPAGGLTLSDGDDEPKEWV, translated from the coding sequence ATGAGTGCTCCTTCCCGCCGGCTGGACCGGATCGACATCGGCATCCTCAATCAACTGCAGCAGAACGCGCGGATCACGAACGCGGAGCTCGCGCGCGCGGTGAACCTGTCGCCGACGCCGTGCTTCAACCGCGTGCGCGCGCTCGAGAAGCTCGGCCTCATCAAGCAGCAGGTGACGCTGCTGAATCCGGAGCCGCTCGGGCTGCGGATCAACGTGTTCATCCAGGTGAGCCTCGAAAAGCAGGTCGAGGACGCGCTGCGCCGCTTCGAGGAAGCGATCGACAAGCGGCCCGAGGTGATGGAGTGCTATCTGATGTCGGGCGACGCCGATTACCTGCTGCGCGTCGTCGTGCCGAGCATGAAGAGCCTCGAGCGCTTCATCCTCGATCAGTTGACGACGATTCCCGGCGTGTCGAACATCCGGTCGAGCTTCGCGCTGAAGCAGGTCCGCTATCGGACCGCTTTGCCGCTGCCCGCGGGCGGGCTCACGCTGAGCGACGGCGACGACGAGCCGAAGGAATGGGTGTGA
- a CDS encoding VOC family protein — protein MFSHVCMGVTDVERAYAFYAPLMEALQLALKFRDPDGWTGWMPADAPRPLFLIGLPFDGAPHSPGNGQMTALLAANRAMVDRVYALALQAGGTSEGAPGLRPHYHPNYYGAYFRDLDGNKLCVCCHEPE, from the coding sequence ATGTTTTCACATGTCTGCATGGGCGTAACCGACGTCGAACGCGCTTATGCGTTCTACGCGCCGTTGATGGAAGCGTTGCAGCTCGCGCTCAAGTTCCGCGATCCCGACGGTTGGACCGGCTGGATGCCGGCCGACGCGCCGCGTCCGCTGTTCCTGATCGGCCTGCCGTTCGACGGCGCGCCGCACTCGCCCGGCAACGGCCAGATGACCGCGTTGCTCGCGGCGAATCGCGCGATGGTCGACCGCGTGTACGCGCTCGCGCTGCAGGCGGGCGGCACGAGCGAAGGCGCGCCCGGCTTGCGGCCCCACTACCACCCGAACTACTACGGCGCGTATTTTCGCGATCTCGACGGCAACAAGCTGTGCGTATGCTGCCACGAGCCGGAGTAG
- the mdeB gene encoding alpha-ketoglutarate dehydrogenase produces MNDLSNGIRPVLSAARRHDDTDPQETAEWLDALDGVVEHAGADRAQYLLAQLAEHAARRRVAPPHANTTPYVNTIPLDAQPPYPGDLQLEARLAAVLRWNALAMVVRANRAYGELGGHIASYASAADLFEVGFNHFFRAAGDATGGDLVYFQPHSSPGVYARAFLEGFLSEAQLEHYRREIAGPGLCSYPHPWLMPDFWQFPTGSMGIGPINAIYQARFMRYLQNRGLLRTDGRKVWGFFGDGEMDEPESIGALSLAAREGLDNLVFVINCNLQRLDGPVRGNGRIVDELESQFAGAGWNVIKVLWGSDWDALFARDATGALARAFAQTVDGQFQTFSANDGAYNRERFFGQDDALAALVAHLRDEDIDRLRRGGHDARKLYAAYDRAARHEGRPTVILAKTMKGFGMGAIGQGRMTTHQQKKLDVEHLLAFRDRFELPLSDDDVEQLRFYKPAQDSPEMRYLHARRAALGGCLPRRRAAATTASTVPSLPSWGQFALDAGGREMSTTMAIVRMLGGLLKDAALGPRVVPVVADEARTFGMANLFRQVGIYSPLGQRYEPEDLGSMLYYREDTRGQILEEGISEAGAMSSWIAAATSYSVHDLPMLPFYIYYSMFGFQRIGDLIWAAADQRARGFLIGATAGKTTLGGEGLQHQDGTSHLAASTVPNCRAWDPAFAYEVAVIVDEGMHEMIERQRDTFYYLTVTNENYAQPSLPADRADAVRDGILKGMYPLDAAALPAAQVQLLGSGAILGEAQAAARMLRDDWHIDAAVWSVTSFTELQRDGIAAERARRLFDADEMNKNATPYVTSALAATQGPVIAATDYARALPELIRAYVPRRYVTLGTDGFGRSDTRQALRAFFEVDRGSIVIAALRALADDGVVTRDVVRDAIERYGKRDTSRTPPWER; encoded by the coding sequence ATGAACGACTTGTCGAACGGTATCCGCCCGGTCCTCTCGGCCGCGCGCCGCCACGACGACACCGATCCGCAGGAAACCGCCGAATGGCTGGACGCGCTCGACGGCGTCGTCGAGCACGCGGGCGCCGACCGCGCGCAGTACCTGCTCGCGCAGCTCGCCGAGCACGCGGCGCGCCGCCGGGTCGCGCCGCCGCACGCGAACACGACGCCGTACGTCAACACGATCCCGCTCGACGCGCAGCCGCCGTACCCGGGCGACCTTCAGCTCGAAGCGCGCCTCGCGGCCGTGCTGCGCTGGAACGCGCTCGCGATGGTGGTTCGCGCGAACCGCGCATACGGCGAGCTCGGCGGGCACATCGCGAGCTACGCATCGGCGGCCGATCTGTTCGAGGTCGGCTTCAACCACTTCTTCCGCGCGGCGGGCGACGCGACGGGCGGCGATCTCGTCTACTTCCAGCCGCACTCGTCGCCGGGCGTCTATGCGCGCGCGTTTCTCGAAGGTTTCCTGAGCGAAGCGCAGCTCGAGCACTATCGGCGCGAGATCGCCGGGCCGGGCCTCTGCTCGTATCCGCATCCTTGGCTGATGCCCGATTTCTGGCAGTTCCCGACGGGTTCGATGGGCATCGGCCCGATCAATGCGATCTATCAGGCGCGCTTCATGCGCTATCTGCAGAACCGCGGGCTGCTGCGCACCGACGGCCGCAAGGTGTGGGGCTTCTTCGGCGACGGCGAGATGGACGAGCCCGAATCGATCGGCGCGCTGTCGCTCGCGGCGCGCGAAGGGCTCGACAATCTCGTGTTCGTGATCAACTGCAACCTGCAGCGCCTCGACGGCCCGGTGCGCGGCAACGGCCGCATCGTCGACGAGCTCGAATCGCAGTTCGCGGGCGCCGGCTGGAACGTGATCAAGGTGCTGTGGGGCTCGGACTGGGACGCCCTCTTCGCGCGCGACGCGACGGGCGCGCTCGCGCGCGCGTTCGCGCAGACGGTCGACGGCCAGTTCCAGACGTTCTCCGCGAACGACGGCGCGTACAACCGCGAACGCTTCTTTGGCCAGGACGATGCGCTCGCCGCGCTCGTCGCGCATCTGCGCGACGAGGACATCGACCGGCTGCGCCGCGGCGGCCACGACGCGCGCAAACTGTACGCCGCATACGACCGCGCGGCCCGCCACGAGGGCCGGCCGACCGTGATCCTCGCGAAGACGATGAAGGGCTTCGGCATGGGCGCGATCGGCCAGGGCCGGATGACGACCCATCAGCAGAAGAAGCTCGACGTCGAGCATCTGCTCGCGTTCCGCGATCGTTTCGAGCTGCCGCTCTCCGACGACGACGTCGAGCAACTGCGTTTCTACAAGCCCGCGCAAGACAGCCCGGAGATGCGATACCTGCATGCGCGCCGGGCTGCCCTGGGAGGCTGCCTGCCCAGAAGGCGGGCAGCGGCGACGACGGCATCGACCGTGCCGTCGTTGCCGTCCTGGGGGCAATTCGCGCTCGACGCCGGCGGCCGCGAGATGTCGACGACGATGGCGATCGTGCGGATGCTGGGCGGCCTGCTGAAGGACGCGGCGCTCGGGCCGCGCGTCGTGCCCGTCGTCGCCGACGAGGCGCGCACGTTCGGGATGGCGAACCTGTTCCGGCAGGTCGGCATCTACTCGCCGCTCGGCCAGCGCTACGAGCCGGAAGACCTCGGCTCGATGCTCTACTACCGCGAGGACACGCGCGGACAGATCCTCGAGGAAGGCATCTCGGAGGCGGGCGCGATGTCGTCGTGGATCGCCGCGGCGACGTCGTACAGCGTGCACGATCTGCCGATGCTGCCGTTCTACATCTACTACTCGATGTTCGGCTTCCAGCGGATCGGCGATCTGATCTGGGCCGCCGCCGACCAGCGCGCGCGCGGCTTCCTGATCGGCGCGACCGCCGGCAAGACGACGCTCGGCGGCGAAGGGCTCCAGCACCAGGACGGCACGAGCCATCTCGCCGCGTCGACGGTGCCGAACTGCCGCGCGTGGGACCCGGCGTTCGCGTACGAAGTCGCGGTGATCGTCGACGAAGGAATGCACGAGATGATCGAGCGGCAGCGCGACACGTTCTACTACCTGACCGTCACGAACGAGAACTACGCACAGCCGTCGCTGCCCGCCGATCGCGCCGACGCGGTGCGCGACGGCATTCTCAAGGGCATGTACCCGCTCGACGCGGCGGCGCTGCCCGCCGCGCAGGTGCAGTTGCTCGGCTCGGGCGCGATTCTCGGCGAAGCGCAGGCGGCCGCGCGGATGCTGCGCGACGACTGGCACATCGACGCGGCCGTCTGGAGCGTGACGAGCTTCACCGAGCTGCAACGCGACGGCATCGCGGCCGAGCGCGCGCGGCGCCTCTTCGATGCCGACGAAATGAACAAAAACGCGACGCCTTACGTCACGTCCGCGCTCGCCGCGACGCAAGGGCCGGTGATCGCCGCGACCGACTATGCGCGCGCGCTGCCCGAGCTGATCCGCGCGTACGTGCCGCGCCGCTACGTGACGCTCGGCACCGACGGCTTCGGCCGCAGCGACACGCGCCAGGCGCTGCGCGCGTTCTTCGAGGTCGATCGCGGCTCGATCGTGATCGCCGCGCTGCGAGCGCTCGCCGACGACGGGGTCGTGACGCGCGACGTCGTGCGCGATGCGATCGAGCGCTACGGCAAGCGCGACACGTCGCGCACGCCGCCGTGGGAGCGGTGA
- the leuC gene encoding 3-isopropylmalate dehydratase large subunit: MAQTLYDKLWNSHVVHTEEDGTTLLYIDRQLLHEVTSPQAFEGLKLAQRPVWRISANLAVSDHNVPTTDRSHGIADPVSKLQVDTLDANCDAYGITQFKMNDVRQGIVHIIGPEQGATLPGMTIVCGDSHTSTHGAFGALAHGIGTSEVEHVLATQTLLQKKSKNMLVKVEGPLPRGCTAKDIVLAIIGKIGTAGGTGYAIEFGGSTIRALSMEGRMTVCNMAIEAGARAGMVAVDDTTVEYLKGRPFVPTGAEWNQAVEYWKTFRSDEGAQFDAVVELNAAEIVPQVTWGTSPEMVTSIDGRVPDPEREKDPVKRDAMERALAYMALTPNTPIEAINVDKIFIGSCTNARIEDIRAAAYVVKKLNRRVAPNVRLAMVVPGSGLVKAQAEREGLDKVFTEAGFEWREPGCSMCLAMNADRLEPGERCASTSNRNFEGRQGQGGRTHLVSPAMAAAAAIEGHFVDIRKLG; encoded by the coding sequence ATGGCACAGACGCTCTACGACAAATTGTGGAATTCGCACGTCGTCCACACCGAAGAGGACGGCACCACACTGCTCTACATCGATCGCCAACTGCTGCACGAAGTCACGAGCCCGCAGGCGTTCGAGGGGCTGAAGCTCGCGCAGCGCCCGGTGTGGCGGATCAGCGCGAATCTCGCGGTCTCCGATCACAACGTGCCGACGACGGATCGCAGCCACGGCATCGCCGATCCGGTGTCGAAGCTGCAGGTCGACACGCTCGACGCGAACTGCGACGCGTACGGCATCACGCAATTCAAGATGAACGACGTGCGCCAGGGCATCGTCCACATCATCGGCCCGGAGCAGGGCGCGACGCTGCCGGGCATGACGATCGTGTGCGGCGATTCGCACACGTCGACGCACGGCGCGTTCGGCGCGCTCGCGCACGGCATCGGCACGTCGGAAGTCGAGCACGTGCTCGCGACGCAGACGCTGTTGCAGAAAAAGAGCAAGAACATGCTCGTGAAGGTCGAGGGCCCGCTGCCGCGCGGCTGCACCGCGAAGGACATCGTGCTCGCGATCATCGGCAAGATCGGCACCGCGGGCGGCACCGGCTACGCGATCGAATTCGGCGGCTCGACGATTCGCGCGCTGTCGATGGAAGGCCGGATGACGGTCTGCAACATGGCGATCGAGGCGGGCGCGCGCGCCGGCATGGTCGCCGTCGACGACACGACAGTCGAATACCTGAAGGGCCGTCCGTTCGTGCCGACGGGCGCGGAATGGAATCAGGCGGTCGAATACTGGAAGACGTTCCGGTCCGACGAAGGCGCGCAGTTCGACGCCGTCGTCGAGCTGAACGCGGCGGAGATCGTGCCGCAGGTCACGTGGGGCACGTCGCCGGAAATGGTCACGTCGATCGACGGCCGCGTGCCCGATCCCGAGCGCGAGAAGGACCCGGTCAAGCGCGACGCGATGGAGCGCGCGCTCGCCTACATGGCGCTCACGCCGAATACGCCGATCGAAGCGATCAACGTCGACAAGATCTTCATCGGCTCGTGCACGAACGCGCGGATCGAAGACATCCGCGCGGCCGCGTACGTCGTCAAGAAGCTCAATCGCCGCGTCGCGCCGAACGTGCGTCTCGCGATGGTCGTGCCGGGCTCGGGCCTCGTGAAGGCGCAGGCCGAGCGCGAAGGGCTCGACAAGGTGTTCACCGAAGCCGGCTTCGAATGGCGCGAGCCGGGCTGCTCGATGTGCCTCGCGATGAACGCCGACCGGCTCGAGCCGGGCGAGCGCTGCGCGTCGACGTCGAACCGCAACTTCGAGGGGCGCCAGGGCCAGGGCGGCCGCACGCATCTCGTCAGCCCGGCGATGGCCGCGGCGGCGGCGATCGAAGGCCACTTCGTCGACATTCGCAAGCTGGGGTGA
- the leuD gene encoding 3-isopropylmalate dehydratase small subunit: MEKFNVHTGVAAPLDRENVDTDAIIPKQFLKSIKRTGFGPNAFDEWRYLDHGEPGQDNSQRPLNPDFVLNQPRYQGASVLLARKNFGCGSSREHAPWALQQYGFRAIIAPSFADIFFNNCYKNGLLPIVLTEQQVDHLFNETYAFNGYQLTIDLDAQVVRAPDGREYPFEITAFRKYCLVNGFDDIGLTLRHADKIRQFEAERLAKQPWLDNRLIG; this comes from the coding sequence ATGGAAAAATTCAATGTGCATACCGGCGTCGCGGCGCCGCTCGATCGCGAGAACGTCGACACCGACGCGATCATCCCGAAGCAGTTCCTGAAATCGATCAAGCGCACGGGCTTCGGTCCGAACGCGTTCGACGAATGGCGCTATCTCGATCACGGCGAGCCCGGCCAGGACAACTCGCAGCGTCCGCTGAACCCGGACTTCGTGCTGAACCAGCCGCGCTACCAGGGCGCATCGGTTCTGCTCGCGCGCAAGAACTTCGGCTGCGGCAGCTCGCGCGAGCACGCGCCGTGGGCGCTGCAGCAGTACGGCTTTCGCGCGATCATCGCGCCGAGCTTCGCCGACATCTTCTTCAACAACTGCTACAAGAACGGCTTGCTGCCGATCGTGCTGACCGAGCAGCAGGTCGACCACCTGTTCAACGAGACGTACGCGTTCAACGGCTATCAGCTCACGATCGATCTCGACGCGCAGGTCGTGCGCGCGCCGGACGGCCGCGAGTATCCGTTCGAGATCACCGCGTTTCGCAAGTACTGCCTCGTGAACGGCTTCGACGACATCGGCCTCACGCTTCGCCACGCGGACAAGATCCGTCAGTTCGAAGCGGAGCGGCTCGCGAAGCAGCCTTGGCTCGACAACCGGCTGATCGGCTGA
- a CDS encoding helix-turn-helix domain-containing protein codes for MKPRYERVAIPEGCSVRVYRRRLAQIPFEWHHHPEYELTLTLNSRGKRFVGDHVADYAGDDLVLVPPNLPHTWASDARLDPDAPLVALVVWFDGGWAQRVADCCPEFAGLRTLLRRAAPGLAFGPDAAAEMRARLPALVDRAPRVRLAAALDVLALLADAPAAPLATAAAYRTADGAALAPEAERLDRVLDLLDHRFHEPLRIAELAAVAHLSERSLQRRFAQHVGDSIGRYLQRLRLAHAARLLASTDWPVSLVATRSGYANLANFNRQFLASRQLTPRAYRQFLAEHGRTPDDAPAQTEGIDVRPPSLERGTAAKTRR; via the coding sequence ATGAAGCCGCGCTACGAACGCGTCGCGATTCCGGAAGGCTGCTCGGTCCGCGTCTATCGGCGCAGGCTCGCGCAGATTCCGTTCGAATGGCACCACCATCCGGAATACGAGCTGACGCTCACGCTGAACAGCCGCGGCAAGCGCTTCGTCGGCGATCACGTCGCCGACTACGCGGGCGACGATCTCGTGCTCGTGCCGCCGAACCTGCCGCATACATGGGCATCGGACGCGCGCCTCGATCCGGACGCGCCGCTCGTCGCGCTCGTCGTCTGGTTCGACGGCGGCTGGGCGCAGCGCGTCGCCGACTGCTGCCCCGAATTCGCAGGCCTGCGCACGCTGCTGCGCCGAGCCGCGCCCGGACTCGCGTTCGGGCCGGACGCCGCGGCCGAGATGCGCGCGCGGCTGCCCGCGCTCGTCGACCGCGCGCCGCGCGTGCGGCTCGCGGCCGCGCTCGACGTCCTCGCGCTCCTCGCCGACGCGCCCGCGGCGCCGCTCGCGACGGCCGCCGCATACCGCACCGCCGACGGCGCCGCGCTCGCGCCCGAAGCCGAGCGCCTCGACCGCGTGCTCGACCTGCTCGACCACCGCTTTCACGAACCGCTGCGCATCGCCGAACTCGCGGCGGTCGCGCACCTGTCCGAACGCTCGCTGCAACGGCGGTTCGCGCAGCACGTCGGCGATAGCATCGGCCGCTATCTGCAGCGGCTGCGGCTCGCGCACGCGGCGCGGCTGCTCGCGTCGACCGACTGGCCGGTGTCGCTCGTCGCGACGCGCTCCGGCTATGCGAATCTCGCGAACTTCAATCGCCAGTTCCTCGCCTCGCGACAGTTGACGCCGCGCGCATATCGGCAATTTCTCGCCGAGCACGGCCGCACGCCCGACGACGCGCCGGCACAAACGGAAGGCATCGACGTGCGCCCGCCGTCGCTCGAGCGCGGTACGGCCGCGAAAACCCGCCGCTGA
- a CDS encoding entericidin A/B family lipoprotein, whose product MKATAFFGRLVAVIALAGFAFGLAGCNTVAGMGEDINAAGHAIKKAAE is encoded by the coding sequence GTGAAAGCAACGGCATTTTTCGGACGGCTCGTCGCCGTGATCGCACTGGCGGGCTTCGCGTTCGGCCTTGCGGGCTGCAACACGGTCGCGGGCATGGGCGAGGACATCAACGCCGCCGGCCACGCGATCAAGAAGGCTGCGGAGTGA